Proteins from a genomic interval of Paenibacillus sp. FSL R5-0623:
- a CDS encoding M1 family metallopeptidase, which yields MIPRRAKSWLTASLALCVLAGGIWITLGYNRSTHSELPVLAPESGKPKAIAPTPAPPESVQTPTAEVYSNRVVEYHMDVKLAEGNVLEGTQTITWTHPGKKTVNELYFHMYPNAFSSADTTFMKESGGKLRGDVMPTNGYGSMNITEMKTEDGLSLLHRMQYVQPDDGNIKDTTLIKVRLPKPVKGGESITLHTRFEVNLPKIFARMGTADHFVMAGQWFPKLSAYEPVGRRGRTTEGWNLHQYHGNSEFYADFGIYSVRIRVPETYKVAATGFPTQQAVVKNGEKVYQFYADDVHDFAWAASPDFVYAEEPFSAPNVPGVRIKLYLDPAHQDLKERYFYAAKAALANYSKWFGPYPYATLSIVVPPKTGNGAGGMEYPTLVTAFGADDTTPGYDLERTVVHEIGHQYFYGMVASNEFEEAWLDEGFTSYAEDKLMEQEYGLIPNLPVQSGLITSPSSLTQESWKFDSQNEYAANVYTRGKLVLLGIEHQVGAKKMERILSTYVKKYRFKHPTSADFQNVVEQVTRTSWSDYFDQYVYGNGMADFAVEKIRVTPVQKDGQTLYESSVTIAKKGSDYNAVPVRIAFKDGHTLTKQWNGKEDRITYKLTHTSPVSWAMTDPLYSIVLENRHMNNFLKSGLDERAKSRWSMSVTKLIEAIFGGLSW from the coding sequence ATGATTCCACGACGCGCCAAGAGCTGGCTCACTGCATCCCTGGCCCTGTGTGTACTTGCCGGAGGGATATGGATCACTCTGGGTTATAATCGCTCAACTCATTCCGAATTGCCAGTACTCGCCCCCGAATCGGGCAAGCCCAAGGCAATAGCTCCAACTCCAGCACCTCCAGAAAGTGTACAGACCCCTACAGCCGAAGTGTACAGCAACCGTGTTGTGGAATATCACATGGATGTGAAACTGGCCGAAGGAAACGTATTGGAAGGGACTCAGACGATCACCTGGACTCATCCAGGCAAAAAAACCGTCAACGAGCTTTACTTTCATATGTATCCCAACGCCTTCTCTTCTGCTGACACCACCTTTATGAAGGAATCCGGCGGAAAGCTTCGGGGTGATGTCATGCCTACCAATGGTTACGGCTCCATGAACATTACCGAAATGAAAACGGAGGACGGGCTCTCTCTCCTGCACCGGATGCAGTATGTGCAACCAGATGACGGAAATATCAAGGACACCACCCTCATTAAAGTACGCCTGCCCAAACCCGTCAAAGGCGGGGAAAGCATCACACTCCACACCCGATTTGAAGTGAATCTGCCAAAGATTTTTGCCCGGATGGGAACTGCTGATCATTTTGTCATGGCAGGTCAATGGTTTCCCAAATTAAGTGCCTATGAACCTGTAGGCAGGCGTGGACGAACAACGGAAGGATGGAATCTGCACCAATACCATGGCAATTCAGAGTTTTACGCCGACTTCGGTATATATAGTGTGCGTATTCGGGTGCCTGAAACATACAAAGTGGCTGCTACCGGATTTCCAACGCAGCAAGCCGTGGTGAAGAATGGAGAAAAGGTCTATCAATTCTATGCCGATGATGTGCATGACTTCGCCTGGGCAGCCTCACCCGATTTTGTGTACGCCGAGGAGCCCTTCTCTGCACCCAATGTGCCTGGTGTACGAATCAAGTTATATCTGGACCCAGCTCATCAGGATCTGAAAGAACGTTACTTCTACGCCGCGAAGGCCGCTCTAGCCAATTATAGCAAATGGTTTGGCCCATATCCTTACGCAACCTTATCCATCGTTGTTCCACCCAAAACGGGGAACGGTGCCGGAGGCATGGAATATCCTACGCTAGTTACAGCCTTTGGAGCCGATGATACTACGCCAGGTTATGACCTGGAACGTACCGTAGTCCACGAGATCGGACACCAGTACTTCTACGGCATGGTTGCCAGCAACGAATTCGAGGAAGCGTGGCTGGATGAGGGGTTCACCTCTTATGCAGAAGACAAACTGATGGAGCAGGAATACGGATTGATTCCGAATCTGCCGGTACAATCGGGACTGATTACGTCTCCTTCATCCTTAACACAAGAATCCTGGAAGTTTGATTCACAGAATGAGTATGCAGCCAATGTCTATACACGTGGCAAGCTTGTATTGCTTGGTATTGAACATCAAGTCGGTGCAAAAAAGATGGAACGCATTCTCTCTACCTATGTGAAGAAGTACCGCTTCAAACATCCCACTTCGGCTGACTTTCAGAACGTTGTGGAACAAGTGACCCGTACTTCCTGGTCTGATTATTTTGATCAATACGTTTATGGTAACGGGATGGCTGACTTTGCTGTAGAGAAGATTCGTGTTACGCCCGTACAGAAAGACGGTCAAACATTGTACGAGTCATCCGTGACGATCGCAAAAAAAGGGAGTGATTACAACGCCGTTCCTGTTCGCATTGCTTTTAAAGACGGGCATACCCTCACCAAACAATGGAATGGCAAAGAAGATCGCATCACCTATAAATTAACTCACACATCCCCCGTATCCTGGGCCATGACCGATCCCCTGTACTCGATCGTGCTGGAGAACCGCCATATGAACAATTTCCTGAAATCCGGACTGGATGAGCGGGCGAAGTCCCGCTGGAGCATGAGTGTAACCAAACTAATAGAAGCCATATTCGGAGGTCTGTCATGGTGA
- a CDS encoding YwhD family protein, producing MDQNEQNGKKQIALNIVSAKSKHKGFGAGSIELNNLSPVIIDNGEAKIDIGAMHAKSKVERNIKFSTNREDVPNGRQVWLVWVAVDRTEEGQLYGGATACEMWIDTEARRGWKLLAEHVNRMDYALKRRFMLDELGPEARAALKTLLISHNEEWWNASPDVLKEALA from the coding sequence ATGGACCAAAACGAGCAAAACGGCAAAAAACAGATTGCCTTGAATATCGTTAGTGCAAAAAGCAAGCATAAAGGCTTCGGTGCAGGCTCCATTGAACTGAATAACCTTTCCCCGGTCATTATTGATAATGGCGAAGCCAAAATCGATATTGGTGCGATGCATGCGAAGAGTAAAGTGGAACGCAATATCAAGTTCTCTACCAATCGTGAAGATGTGCCCAACGGACGCCAGGTATGGCTGGTGTGGGTAGCTGTCGATCGCACGGAGGAAGGCCAACTGTATGGTGGAGCAACGGCATGTGAGATGTGGATTGATACGGAAGCAAGACGCGGATGGAAACTGTTGGCGGAACATGTGAATCGCATGGATTATGCCTTAAAGCGTCGCTTCATGCTGGATGAGCTTGGACCTGAAGCTCGAGCTGCACTTAAGACACTGTTGATCTCACACAACGAAGAATGGTGGAATGCTTCTCCAGATGTATTGAAGGAAGCACTCGCCTAA